The Polyodon spathula isolate WHYD16114869_AA chromosome 37, ASM1765450v1, whole genome shotgun sequence genome includes the window TTCTATAttcttcttttatatatatatatatatatatatatatatatatatatatatatatatatatatatatatatatatatatatgtgtgtgtgtgtgtgtatatatatatatatatatatatatatatatatatatatagatattcgTCTTCATCCCCTCACATGTTACCTCCTTTTTTCTGCTTTAAGTTTTCTGACATCTCTGTCAGTGCCGCACCTTACTTTCCACTTTCTATTTCACAAAAGAAAAGAATACTCTTCCTTTTAAACCCGGTACAGGTACAGAAATGAAGCAACCTCACCCAGCTTCAGTCTACATGGACCAGCCGGCAAATGCGGGGTTAACATCATCGGTGTGCAATTCTGGGCTAGATCTCATTTATAGCTTATACATtggagaaattatatatatatatataatattatatatatatatatatatatatatatatatatatatatatatatatatatatatatatatatatatatatatatatatatatatgtgtgtgtgtgtgtgtgtgtatatatatatatatatatatatatatatatatatatatatatatatactattatatgtTGTTGAAAAAAATTTACACATAAAGATGTACTTTCTAGAATCATGAGTCATTCTTATCCATACATAGTAAAAAATATGAAAGGATATGGGTGACAAGTTAATTTTTCAACTACGCAACTGCATGCAATTAAAGTTGACGCTGTTGACAGTAGTTTTTATGCTGGGAATGCGGAGGGGTAGGGGAACTACCACTTTCCACCTCCCATCCCCCACTCCCCCATCCCCAGGATCTAGTATCACACAATAATGGCTCGTTTCACACACCCCGATCAAAGTAGTGTCTGGCACTATCCAAAATTATTTTAGGCAAGGTAATCCTAATCGGGGTTTCTGAAACCTGAAAACTGCTTTTCCTGATTTCCCTGCAATACGACACTGCTGaataattctgtgtgtgtgtgtgtgtgtagaggtttACTGATTTGTCAATAATACGTATGCATGACAAAAGAAAGTGTCGATACAATTAGCTTTCCTTTACAATAAGATTCCCTGATACGGTACTATGAGAACAGTTACAATTTAATAAACAGATTTTTCTTCACTGTGAAGTTCTTACACGCAATTAATGATGCTGGCGAGCGACAGATCGGTGCAGAATTAAATTGTCAGAATGAGGTTGCCTGTACAGATGTGCTGAGCCAGACGCCATGCCGGTGCTGTTAACAGAACCATATCCTGCCTCCGGGAGGAGAGAGATGAAGAACTCTTGAAAGATTGGTGCCGGCGTGCTGTGAAAAGAGATCGCTTTGATGTATGATACCTATGAATAATGCATAGCCATTGCTTTCAGTAAATACTCGTCTTCATCATCGATCAGATTTGCTTGCTTAAGTACAggggttcattttttttaatttcagtctgCAACATACAGAACAGCCTGCATTAAAACCTGCTCACGCTGCTCTGCTATGGGTGACAGAAAAAGAGCGCCCCCTAGTGGTGGGTAATGATAGGGCGGTATGGTAACCCCGCCTCTGAGAAGACGTGTCTGTGTGATCCGATCTACCTGAATGGGTCAGTGTCTCTCACACTCTCAAGTTGCCTCTTGTCTCTCTTACAGAAGTGATAACTCACGACCAAAGCCGGTTTGAATATGGTGAGTTTGATCAACCCTAACCGTAAGGGAAGTCTAGTGATTTCCCTTTAGTTCCTTGATGCTTCTTACTGTTTCTTGACCAGTTCAGCTCTGCTGCTTATGCGTTTTAatgttgaattttatttatttatttactttttatttttatttttttactaaaaacaaaaagtgacattaaaaaataagtaaaaaaaccaacaacaaaaaacactgccaACCGTGGCGGAAAGTGGTAATGCAAGCATACTTTTTCATCACTTTTTaagttttgttataaaaaaaaaaaaaagtgaaaaaaaaggtaaaattcaACATTGTCAATTTGCCCTGAAATATGGTTTGTTTAGCTCTGCAGACTCCTCACAAGGGACGGCCTGTGAGACCAAAGAGACAGGGAGTAACCTGTACAGACACGTCTCTCAAGTCAATCTTTAGTTAAATCTCCTCAAAGCACTTTACCGATagagaaataataatactatacaaaacaatttagagaaaatatctatttaaacaaataaaatacccGTTTAAATGAAAGTAATCTTGTGCCTCGTCCTTTCTCAGACTACGACACGCTCAGGACAACCGGCGTGATTCTAGCAGTCGTCATGTTTGTAGGAGGGATCCTCATTGCTCTGAGTAAGTACGAGGCAGGGTCCGACTCTCTCTGCTTCAGTCGAGCAGTAATGATTCACACTGAGTAAATGCAGGCAAGCGTATCTGCTTTGTcaagttttaacatttaacaaaaaagtgCAACTGTGAGACCAATAAAATGTGAGTAAAAAGATGGAATGCcacttcttttctttctttctttctttctttctttcttacacaAAGTACTCCGGTTTTATTTGGCTTTTCATTTTTGCAATGCGAAcgattattaaattttttttttttttctaacaggtaaaaaaatgaaatgtaggaAATCTTCAAAGTAAGAGCGCCTCCTTTCCTTTCTGCGCATGCGCACGCCGAATGCATGGTCTCTCAGAATGATACCGTGCGCGAGCACAGTGATGCACTGTCCCCTTTGCACACTACAGCACTACCATTAGCCATCCAGACTAACAAAACAACGACCCCTGGTTGTGGAGCTTGGAATGGAGCATCAGCAGAGGAATAATAGGTCGGCTTTTACACTGTGGGCAGATTGCTCACGTCATATATCTGCTGTCTGGGCCTTTTGCCTGCAAGTTGCCCTTCGTGGAACATAAAGACCAATTGGTACATTGAGTCAATGGCATGCTGCTTGTCAACGATATTATCCCTTCAACACTTACTTCTAAACCCTGTAACACATCCTTGGACAAAAGGTATTTTTTCActattgttattttgttctttttcgCTGCTCTTAGGAGAGCTGCGCACTCATTCCAATTGCATCGTGTCGTTTTACCCCCATGAAAGTAAATCAACAGCTTTCGGTAGATAGTGCGCATCCCCTGAATTTGttgcatgtaaaaaaagaagGACTTGAGAGGAAGGATACATAGACAGCAGTTACATACtgtaataattaacagaaaaattacatatataaaaagcGTGTGCATGAGCTGCAACTTTGTGTGGACCTGTCTGAGTATGTCACTGTTACGAAGCTCCATTCCTGAGGAGGTTTCACTTGTTTCTctgctataaaatgtattttctgttgcaGCGGCAGTCCAGTGGAGGACAGGCAGGCTGCAAAGACAGAAGGTGAGTCACTGAGCTGAAAAAACATGCACATGTTAATATGGGCCGATGTATAAAGGGATCTTCACACAGGAGTGATAGCATATTCACAGCAAACACTGTCCACCAAGTGTAAGCTAGCTATTGTACAGTCAATGTTTGTATTATATTAACAGAAAACATTGCATAACAAGTGTAAGCTAGCTATTGTACAGTCAATCTTTGTACTATATTAACAGAAAACATTGCATAACAAGTGTAAGCTAGCTATTGTACAGTCAATGTTTGTGTCACATGTTACCTCCTTTTTTCTGCTTTAAGTTTGCTGACATCTCTGTCAGTGCCACACCTTACTTTCCACTTTCTATTTCACAAAAGAAAAGAATACTCTTCCTTTTTTCTATGCTTTCCCGTTGCTTGTTTTCAGTTCCACCTCAGACTGTATAGGCAATGGGAGGAGAGCTAGCCGGCCCGCTGGTGcacaagagacagagagagaggcgcGGGACGGCTATGAAAAACTGAATCAGCGCAATGTTCTATCAGATCTTAATTGGACCTGCTCACAGGAGCACCTTCAAAGTGTTGACTTTCTCTGAAAATGCTTCCTTTGTGAGAGAATAAAATCAACATACTAATTCGGCATGTGAAAAAATGTAGAGCTTGGTGTTTGAGATGTATTGAAAACTAAGAAGTTGCCTGTCCCATCGTTCATGGCAACTACAtctacaaactgaaaaaaagaaatgtctttgtacCGAACAGAAATAAAATCTTCAATGATTACACATGTGCTTTTTCTGTGTAGATTTTGTAAGTGACAGGGAATGCCACACTTCTCAATCAACACAACGTTACTGTGTTTTCTGAACAATGAGATGCCCAATGACTCAGCTAGGAGTCGGCCACATTCAAACCTTCAAAGAAAACATCTTACTCACTACCGACATGAATCATGCAGGCGTTCAGGTAAGCCCCCCAAAGCACAGCATGCTTGGCATTGAGGTGAATCTTCTCTTTGTATGTCTAAATCGCATAGTTTATCAGTCATGCATTTCAATAAGGACAGTGAGGACCAGCAGAGCCCGTCTATCTTTACTCTTCTCAGAACTGGTCACATTTATCAAATGATAATCCCCAATTTGATTAAATAACAGCATGTGCCAGACATGAGTCAGTTTGTAGCACCctcaaaaaaaacaagttactcATCAGtgatgtttgttttaaagtttacTCCTACAGACAGCTTTTAACAGTAGGAAAGGGACCTTTATTGTAAAAAACACAATTGATTTTCCTAATAGAATTACCTAACAATGTGTAGTGTGAGTCACGGAGGCGTCGGACATAATAGACATGAAACTGACATTGTTGTGTCTCCCAAGAAGCCACTGCTCCTGAAAAGAgggctttgtgttccctctgctTTAACTCTGCTCTTCTGATCCACAGTGTAGAGGTAAAGCAAGTCTACAACAGTTCCCATCACACCCCCAAAAATATCTCTATACAACAAATTGACTTAAATGTTAGATTTTAATGCTTACAGTGGAGAACAAGCAATCCATTAATATTTGCACAGAAAGTTTACATTCAGTTCGATGAGTACAGCAGTTTTGACCGTCACCTTTACTGATAACTGTACTCCCGTAGGACCTTGCACAATCGTAGATATAATGACATACACTCGCAGTACAACTTGTACAGTTATGATGTAGTTCAGTTTTTTGGATATTGAGTACATCTGTTACATGTAATAAATGTGTGACACAACTCTTAGACATTCCTAGTCTTAGCCCTTTAACCTTTAACCTTTAACCCTGTTGAATGTGATTTTTGTTGACTTAAATTGAGTGCAACATAAAGTTAAATTGAGTCCAAGTAAAGGAACTGGATTGAAATATGTTAACATTGTTCAAATAGACTTACACTATACTGGATTGAAATATGTTAACATTGTTCAAATAGACATACACTTTACTGGATTGAAATATGTTAGCATTGTTCAAATAGACATACACTTTACTGGATTGAAATATGTTAGCATTGTTCAAATAGACATACACTTTACTGGATTGAAATATGTTAACATTGTTCAAATAGACTTACACGTTACTGGATTGAAATATGTTAACATTGTTCAAATAGACATACACTTTACTGGATTGAAATATGTTAACATTGTTCAAATAGACATACACTTTACTGGATTGAAATATGTTAACATTGTTCAAATAGACATACACTTTACTGGATTGAAATATGTTAACATTGTTCAAATAGACATACACTTTACTGGATTGAAATATGTTAACATTGTTCAAATAGACATACACTTTACTGGATTGAAATATGTTAACATTGTTCAAATAGACATACACTTTATTGTAAGTAACATTAAACTAACATACGATATGCTGCTCAACTTTTGAATCCCTTTTGATGAAGATTAGAAGTTTGCATTTGTTCTGTACTAGTGATGATGATGCTTTAGCGATAGAAATGTAGTTACTATGTAATTAAACAGCAATTGAAACTTAACCTGTAACATCTCTTTGGAAACAAGGAGGCTGTATAGAAGGAAACATAAGACAGCTCCCTAAATATTAGGGATCATCTATGAAAAATTCTGTAATAAGTTCTGCCAAATTAGTGGAGGAAACACTCATAGCAAATCAGGTAAATCTGTATGTGCcccttttaaaaaatagatgAGATCTGAAAATATAAAGATGACTCCCTAAGCATTAGGGATCATCAATTAAatgtcataaaataaattaaacattttagaatCCAGAACTGCTTCTTTAAATTACAGATGCAATTTCTGACTGATTCCCTAAATCACCTACAATATAGCAGATGGCTCTACAAAGCCTTTAGACTACTGCTTAAAGGAATGAGGGGTCTTTTCAAAGACACTGGGACTGTAGACTTTTATGTAACACACTGTATAAAGTTCAGGGTCACAGCCTAGTTTTGGATGGTGAGAGAGTTATCAGTTGGTTATTTTTTAGAAGACTGGACTAAAATTAAAAAGTGACATACAAATTGCTCATCACGATTTTAACAATTTGCATGAATGAACACTTCTGGCAACCCTCTGTTCATGCATGAATGCACACCTGAcacatgtgatcaacatcatttgttacaaagaaacatggaatgaatgcaggtaattaaatccacatgaattaacagggggctgaattcaaaatgaatgactgcagaactcagaggaagtgcagaagatattcaggtgttattcctgtgggattcatTAGGGATTCACAGATGAAGTGACATCAGAttacaaaccaacaaaaacaactaatacaataaataagattaaaataagaaaacacaaagtCCTATTTGAAGCTTAACCCCTATCACCGCACTGATACAGTTACATGAATCACTCCCATCATGACCAACATGGTCCTAGCAGGGAGGGGAATTTGGGGTTTTGATTAAgatagttatttatttacttgattCTTTTTCACAAATAAGTCACTGTCTTGATGTCACACCAAGTTGCTGTAATGAAACGATTTCACAGAAATCAGATCTGTTCTGGTGAGGGGGGAAGTCCTCATGGTTAGGAATATATACCTGTGTAGTCTGGCATGCAAACCTTGGGGGTCACATACTGATTCGTAGGGGCTTTAAACTGCCTGGGAATATCAGATTTCTCCAGTAGGGGCACTGTGGAGAGAGCCTTCTAACAGCGAGAGCTCTCCAGGCATTACTTACACATAAATATTAATACTAGCAACATTTTTTTAGTGGATCTCTCTTCATCCAATCCAGTAGTATCTCCCCCTCCTCTGTTTCCTAATGGTGAAGCTATTTTACTACAATGCAGAGATAATGAGCACACTGAAGGCCAGTTTTTAAAGAAGTGAGATAGCTGgtgtgtattgtatttagtgaagTCAATAAGGAGAGCAATACAGGGAATACAGGGATAACCTCCACACGTCCCTTATATCCcacttagatcattatttgccaggcttactaactattccagaaaaaaaaacatgcttcttAAAAGACTCCTCAAGTGAGGTGCAGGAGAAGCATATTAGCATTCTGTTGGGCAACAAAGCCAGGATGTGAAGACCATGCTTCCCCATGTCACCTTCTCATAATCAGATAGTATAGTTGGCAAGTTTGGCAAATGATGATCTGAGCAGAATTGTACAGAAGAGAATCGTACTGAATGCTCACAATAGGATAGTAAACCGATAGGAAATATTTGGAAACAGTATCATCATTGTACCTTCAGTGTGTTCTAACTATCAGCCTGTTTGCAGAATAACTCCACCATGGAAGAGGTCTTGTAAAAAACATCAAACTCAGCAGTACTGTAATCACCAATCATCTCTCTGCAAGCCAGCTTGTATTAGAAAATGCAAATCCTTCTCTAATGCTTCGCCGGGTTTGTGTAAAAGCAACTGTTTTGGACGCGGTACAATACATGAAGATTCCTTTCCAACAGACGCTGTTAACATTTAAAACCAGCTTTCTAATAAAAGCAAATGGAATAAACCTGAcgataaaaaaaacccacaaatattaaatagCATAACTTACTAACTTGTACATAAGCAGTTTAATAAATAAGAAGATATTACTATTTGAATTCTGAAGCTCTCGTTGGGAGATACGGTACATTCTTCCAGGAGATGCCGGAAAATACGTCGGGGACTGAAAATAGTCCGGGTCAATGTCTGTCCTATAAGGAGACGATTCTGCGACGAGAGGATGACATCACTCTGCCCTTTTTCAGGATGTGCTTGAGCTAGAAGGGAGGGAAGCACAATCAATCTCACCCACCCCTTCAATATAAACCACCCCTTCAATATCAAACCCATTCAATATCAACCACCCCTTCAATATCACACCCCTTCACTATTAACCATCCCCTCACAAACTCACAGTTTCTGTTAATGTCAGATGATGAAGGCACATGTTTGACCACTCTGGGGTGAGCCACAGTTGGGCTTAATAAGAGGATTTCCAGGACCAGTAAATTCAACTGGATTCATCAACCACTTATTATTAGGTGCACCCCTTGGGCAAGCATGCATAGATGGTCATTGTGTGACTGCAtgattacagtactgtgtgtgtgttctctgttcTCACTCTGTGACTGCATGTGTACAGCACTgggtttctgtgtgtgttttcagactCACCTGCTCCCCCCTCTCTCCAGGCTGCAGCAGGTGGGCTGCCTGGTCATTCTCCAGGTTGCGGATGCTGGGATCGGCCCCTCGGCTCAGCAGCAGGCGCACAATATCCTCCTGGTAGCAGTGACCATGGAGCCCAGCCGccatgtgcagtgcagtgttgccATGGGCCTGAAGAGGGAGACAACGAGTCAGAGCTGAGCCAGTGAAGAGAATGCACCTGAGCCTGCACTGAGCTGTAACCCCACAAACCTGAACCTGCACTGAGCTGTAACCCCACAAACCTGAACCTGCACTGAGCTGTAACCCCATAAACAGGGTTAGAACAGAACTGTTGCATTCCTTTATACCTCCAAACACCAGTTAAAACAAGCACAGTTATAACATGGTGAAGCGCATGATAAGTCCCCTGTATAAGCATAAGGAAAACTACAGAACACACTGTTCAAATGtgccatggtaaacttgtattgGGCTACCTGTATCTATAGTGCCCACTCTGAAGAACCTCTGTATCTAAGGTTAAATCACCTGGTACATATAAAGGGTGCcctgactctttttttttaactggggtCATCAGTACTGGAAGTAAACCATTACAACTCAGCAGCAGCTAGAACAGCGCACGTTCTGCCCTGGAAGTATCTTCATGCCTGATTGTATCCCCCATGATTGAGAGGTCTGTAGGGAGCGGAGGGGCCCTCTGCATACCTTCATGTTGACAAAGTTGTACATTTCCGGATAGTTGAGCTCCAAGAGGAATTGAACCAGAGGCAGGTTCCCCTCCTTCACAGCCAAGTGAAGCACAGTCTTGTTGCTCTTTATATCCTGacatgacagagagagagagagagccataAGAAGCACAGTTAGATATGGTAAGGAACACACaacagtctttaaataaatatgatgtcAACTTTAGGAATTTGGAATTTCCATTTTTTGCAACCCCTAGTCAACAGTTATCCTTGAATTATGACATGAATTTGGGTTGAGATGCTGTCAGTTTGGCCTGTGGTTTGAAAGACAGAAATTTTGTCAAATAGAAGAGGAAAATTAGGaacattaaaaaggaaagaaGATCATAAGAAAGGTTTTTGAATAAGAAGAGGCTATCTGGCCCTAATTGCCCTTACTAAGGGGATCTAATATAGCAGTACAGAATGTAACAGTGAGGGATATCCAGATTGCATCGCTCTCCTCACCTGGCTGATGGGTGAAGCTCCGTGCTGCAGGAGCAGGTGAATGCAGCTCAGCTTGTCCTGGGCCTGGCTCTGCATATCTGGCTGGGAAGCCAGGCTTTTCAGGGTGGAGCTGTGGGAgatgacagcacagtgcagcgGGGTCAGGCCTGGCCagggacacagagagacacacaaaggGGTTATCCCAGAACTTACACTTACTACTCACTGACATGCAGAGTGTACGCGGGACTGTTTCTGAGatcattattaaggtgcagagTGAGAGCACTGGAAAGCAGAGAATGGAGTGTCTCATCTAGTGCCCATATTGAGGTGCAGGGTAATGACTGTACTCAAAAACTGAGAATTGAGTTTTTAGACTAATGTCATTATTAACACACAGAGATGGAGATTTGGTTCTGGAGCATATTATTTAGTTCCAAACCTACCTTCAAAGTTGCGAATCTCCAGATCAACGGGCATGCTTAGTCCTCCATACAGAACAGCCTGAAAAGAAATGCTGGTCAGTATTTGGTAAAAACCTGGTGACACACGGCATCGGCAGCAGTGTTTATTCTTGGTACTGTCGCAGTGTTGGGATATCTCACCCGCATGACGGAAGGGAAGCCATACGTCGCCGCGAGGTGGAGAGCCGTCTGCCCCTTGATATCACAGGCATTGACATCAGCGCCCAGAGAAATCAGGTCCTGAACGATTGCAGGCTGATTGGCTGTGACCGCTACCAGCAGAGGAGTCTGGGATAGAAGAGGACAACGACAATGCTGAAcggaaatgtatgtgtgtatgtgccCACAGGATAAATCAAAGCTTACGTTGTTGCTTCttgactacaaaaaaaataatcagttacTTTGTTGACACTTTGTCAGTGTTTAACAGATGATATAAATTGCACTGATATTAAAGAATAAGCCGTATGAACTTTGGTCACTGAGAGTATAAGAAACCTGATAACATGCAAATTCAAGCTGAGCAGCAAAGCAGCTGAGAGTATTCATTACGCATCATACATCATTCATGTTTCTTTCAATGCTGACTGAGACGACTGCAAACCCTTTCAAATCTCCATTCTCTTCCAGTGCTATTTTGCAGACTCCTGTATTCAGCCCATTCTCACCTTCCCCTTGTGCTCTTTAGAGTCCAGCTTTCCCAGCTCACGGAGGTGCTCCGCAGCTGCATACGCAAACTCTCTCAAGCCCTTTGCTGTGTAGATGTGCAGGATCCTGCAGGTCAAagataaaaatacattgagcTTTACCTGACACAGAACACAGCGTGCATCATTAGAAACATGACGGGGGCAATGTTACTGAAAAACTGGGCTGACAATCACGCTGCAAATCAGGAAAAGCAGCGTCCCTGACTAAACATACTTGAGCAGTTTTTGAAAATGGACGTCTTTAGCAATGTCACACAAAGTCTTCTGCTACTGATCAATACTCAAAATGACTGACACCAGAGGGCGCCAAACTAACGTTCACCGTCCGTTTCTAAATACAGCCGTCACGTTTTCTTGTACATACTTTAAATATCTTCAAGCCAAATGTAAAGGTATCCACTCACGTGTCTCCGTCCTCGTCCTGCCACACCTTCTTGCTGATGTCCAATCTCTGGATGAACATCCTGGCCGCCTCCAGCTGCCCACTGTCCATCTGCATCGCAGATGCCCCGAAGAGGTGGATCCCTGCGGTCCCCTGGCACTGCCCTCCTGTCTGCTGCGGCCAGTGGAAACTGGAGGCTTGAGGCAAAGCCATAGCCACCAATGGAGAAGACACATGTTCATCCTGGAACCGAGAAAAGCAAGAAGCAACACACTGGTCAACTGGTGATCTACAATAACGTGTAATTGTCTGTTATCATCTTAATAGTAGAGGATCAAAATACCATTTAGATTACTCAAACAGGACTCTCTCCCATACCatgtttgtataaatacattaaaatctcTAATAAGCCATTATATGCATCGAATCTCCTTACAAAATTATGCAATTCAGGGGGCGTCTGCACAGGACTGTAGCTGCTGCTCATGGGCGGGTACGCTCCGGGGATGGGGGGGCTGTAATGGAAATATTCTTCCTGGGGGTAGTAGTTGTGCTGGGTGGGAGGGGATGGCTGGGACTGTTGCCATTCATTAAACCCAGTCTGGGGGACAGGACCAGCGGCACCCATGCTCTCCGGGAAGCTACTCTGACCTGAAATGTTCAAGGAAATACAGTCAGTACAAGCACACAACACTGAGGACTGCTGCAGCAACtggctactaataataatataagcagGGCATTGCAAACTGAGGAGATGCTTTAAACTGCTCATCTGCAAGATGGATTTAGTTAATCAACACAGGGTTTAACAAATGTATTCTCACCTGGTTCGATACCTTGAACTGGTGTTGGCACCTGTAGACagacaatgaaaaaaatgaatgaataagtaATACTGACACCACATTAAGTGTatcttaaaaatgaaaatggtgcTTTTCAGAATGCTGTATATCTCATGTTGTTTAAACAGTTCCTCCCAGCAACACTTGGACTCACTGAGGGGCTGGCAGCGGGGGTCCCAGTGCTTGCAGAGATGGTCTCTCGCTTGCGCTTCTGCTCCAGCAGTTTCTTTACAGTGGGCGGAGGGTAACACAGCTTCTCCTTTGGcgctgagagagacagagacagagtcaGCCTTTTCCTCTTTCACACAAAGAACACTTTCATAGATGTAAGCAGTCTGTAAAGCCCcagaaaatgttaaatgttgATAAACTAAAGTGTGACTGTTGAATAAATGAGTGTTGTACATTTTGAAGAAtcctgtgttctgtgctgttttCAGACTCGCTCGCTCAGCCCCTCACAGCGGACAGGGAATTCATCTAGTCTGGCTCTGGGGTATTCAGAGGAACAGCCTTGTGACTGTATGCAGGTCTAACTCTTAGCAAAGTGGAGCGAATATCAAGGTAATAAAACAACTCTTCACCTGGAGTGCATTTTCCTCCCAGTCACTCCCTCCATGCTCTCTATCTCGCTCTTTCCCTTCCAGTAAAATAGAGACAGTGGAGATTTCCTAGCACCAACCAAAGAGGTAGTAGCGGGGAAGGGGGGAGGTTTCTCAGAAAAAAGACTTGAAATTTCCACccgagaaaaaaaatacaaaaagaacttGAAAGAGAAAAAGTGTGCGAAACGCATTCCATATGGAAACAGGTGGCAGTACCTGTGATTATCTAGAAAGCCGTCTATGTGGAGTGATAATGTTTTTCTGTGACGCTCTCAATCTTCCTTCCTGCTGCTGTCACGCTGTGCAGCGCGCTGGCTGTGTTATCGACTTCCTGTGAGAAACACGCTTCCTTTCAACGACTCACCGCACTACTACACAGAAACCAGAAAATAGACAACAGGCTTCTCTTTCATTGCTAGGCAAGTCTTTCCCATagtgaaagaaatacagatgttCAGTATGACGCCTAGAGTTATTTGAAGTTAGGACAGACGAATGCACTCAGAACTGCATTTCCATTTTACCCAATTCAGACCCTAACAAGAGTTCTCCATAGTAACAAGTTAAAGTGTGATAAAACACAGGTAAGCTCTGTACAGCACAGGGAGGTATGGCAAAAAGAACATGGCAAATCAtgcaaatgcaaagtataaccatgagaaagcACAGGAAGATTCAGAactactgtgcagatttactgttGTAAGCGTTCAAAAGGTACCCATTAAACAGCTTGCCTGATCACAAACCGGCAGTACAATTTGTCTCGATACGTCATGTGTGATATATCATGTGTTAGAAGCTTTTTTTAAAGCCCAGTTTAACTCAGTGGTATTGCTTTCAAATTATTATCAATATGTGGCTTTCGCTCTCCATTCAAATTGTCAGAAAGGGAAGCTGAAGCTGCAGGTCTTTCTACAGCAGGGGATTCACAGGGTTCCACTAGGCTCTCCCTTTCTGTTTCCTCTTCTTacaattagaaatacatttattattttacaatttctcTGCCTGTCATCAGGCTAGAA containing:
- the LOC121304224 gene encoding NF-kappa-B inhibitor delta-like, with amino-acid sequence MHWQKPPKEKLCYPPPTVKKLLEQKRKRETISASTGTPAASPSVPTPVQGIEPGQSSFPESMGAAGPVPQTGFNEWQQSQPSPPTQHNYYPQEEYFHYSPPIPGAYPPMSSSYSPVQTPPELHNFDEHVSSPLVAMALPQASSFHWPQQTGGQCQGTAGIHLFGASAMQMDSGQLEAARMFIQRLDISKKVWQDEDGDTILHIYTAKGLREFAYAAAEHLRELGKLDSKEHKGKTPLLVAVTANQPAIVQDLISLGADVNACDIKGQTALHLAATYGFPSVMRAVLYGGLSMPVDLEIRNFEGLTPLHCAVISHSSTLKSLASQPDMQSQAQDKLSCIHLLLQHGASPISQDIKSNKTVLHLAVKEGNLPLVQFLLELNYPEMYNFVNMKAHGNTALHMAAGLHGHCYQEDIVRLLLSRGADPSIRNLENDQAAHLLQPGERGEQLKHILKKGRVMSSSRRRIVSL